In Apium graveolens cultivar Ventura chromosome 10, ASM990537v1, whole genome shotgun sequence, the following are encoded in one genomic region:
- the LOC141690393 gene encoding uncharacterized protein LOC141690393 has product MKKNSMENTTSEKNIGVKQVYLPPPYPKRLHKQKFDKQFAKFLEVFKKLHINIPFAKALEQMSSYAKFMKGILSHKLKLEELETIFIALEDQEKTNFTCPFGTFTFHRVSFGLYGAPATFQRCMMALFSDMIGTNVECLHNLGLLLKICVETNLVLKWEKCLFMVPQGIILGHKEFELEIKDRKGTENQVADHLSRLEDQDKASQDKTLINEFFSDEQLFGVQEGIDFMGPFVSSCNNQYILLAVDYVSKWVEVKVLPTNDAKVVINFLHKQIFTHFGTPRVIISDGESHFCNHNFTTLMERYHLNHRVATAYHPQTNGQDEVSNREIKRILEKVVIPSR; this is encoded by the exons atgaagaagaattctatggAAAACACTACTTCTGAGAAAAATATAGGAGTTAAACAAGTCTATCTGCCTCCTCCATATCCTAAAAGACTTCATAAGCAGAAGTTCGATAAACAATTTGCCAAGTttctggaggttttcaagaaattgcatattaacataccttttgcgAAAGCTTTAGAACAAATGtcgagctatgctaagttcatgaaaggtattctttctcATAAGCTtaaacttgaggagttggaaacc attttcATTGCCctagaagatcaagagaagacaaATTTTACTTGTCCTTTTGGCACTTTCACTTTCCATCGAGTTTCTTTCGGACTTTATGGTGCACCtgctacttttcagagatgcatgatggcctTATTCTCAGACATGATTGGTACTAATGTGGAGTGTTTGCATAATCTTGGCTTGTTGCTGAAAATatgcgttgagaccaatctggttctcaaatGGGAAAAATGTCTCTTCATGGTGCCACagggtatcattcttgggcacaag GAATTCGAGCTGGAAATCAAAGACAGGAAAGGTACAGAAAATCAGGTAGCGGATCATCTCTCACGTTTGGAAGATCAAGACAAAGCTTCACAGGATAAGACGTTGATCAATGAATTTTTTTCAGATGAGCAActttttggggtgcaagaa ggaatcgacttcatggggccatttgtctcatcatGCAATAATCAATATATTCTTTTGGCGGTGGATTATGTGTCTAAATGGGTTGAGGTTAAAGTTTTGCCAACCAACGATGCTAAGGTGGTGAtcaattttcttcataagcagatattcacacaTTTCGGTACTCCAAGGGTCATAATCAGTGATGGGgaatcgcatttctgcaaccacAATTTTActacattaatggaaagatatCATTTGAATCATCGTGTGGccacagcttatcatccgcaaactaatgggCAAGATGAAGTCTCTAATCGAGAGATCAAGCGAATCTTGGAGAAGGTTGTGATTCCCTCAAGAtaa